One segment of Drosophila ananassae strain 14024-0371.13 chromosome 3R, ASM1763931v2, whole genome shotgun sequence DNA contains the following:
- the LOC6497425 gene encoding putative apoptosis-inducing factor 1, mitochondrial isoform X1, translated as MSILSVRYLAQKFIRQANILANRRVLGPTYQRSPPAYAHLRSAHSSLYQMVKKRTLEARSKMQANKYPNNQACVTTPIASEYEANVDTTNPAAPIPFATTSTTATANYQAPSQVDPLFKVGFADCKSICSAKEVLKSSDCETHTSAAAMDVCKQKNVCEEFKRKRKETSVHDDDGSDGKDGEDECECRLKDLRFKCLMGALAALLAGGFLAWLVSRLTDDSEAKRQQEENDRNKRNLISGLVTSPPSSESLPKHVPYLIIGGGTAAFSAFRAIKSNDATAKVLMISNEFRKPYMRPPLSKELWYTPNPNEDPIKDYRFKQWTGSERSLFFEPDEFFVDPENLADSTNGGISVAQGFAVKKVDAQKRVVTLNDGYKIEYNTCLIATGCSPKNLPMFRDASPSVREKVMVYRTPDDFDRLRRLAAEKRSITIVGNGFIGSELACSLAHYAKENNGGKVYQVFQEDGNMSRVLPKYLSRWTMAKMEAQGVCVIPNASVKSATRDNNNLKLELNNGMTLMSDVVVVCVGCSANTELASPSHLEVDRSLGGFVVNAELEARTNLYVAGDASCFYDPLLGRRRVEHHDHSVVSGRLAGENMTGAKKPYQHQSMFWSDLGPEIGYEGIGLVDSSLPTVGVFALPTNVAKRVDKLPESPENQSSESAPTSSNASVEKSDKDGVTCNPDESENYGKGVIFYLKNDKVVGILLWNLFNRIGLARTIINQNAKYDDLNEVAKLFEIHA; from the exons ATGAGTATTTTGAGTGTGCGCTATCTGGCCCAGAAGTTCATCCGCCAGGCGAACATATTGGCCAACAGGCGGGTACTGGGTCCCACATATCAGCGTTCGCCACCGGCATACG cTCATCTACGGTCGGCACACAGCAGCCTGTATCAAATGGTAAAGAAACGCACTCTCGAGGCGCGCAGCAAAATGCAAGCCAATAAGTATCCGAACAATCAAGCCTGCGTAACCACACCAATCGCCAGCGAGTACGAAGCGAATGTGGATACCACCAATCCCGCCGCACCGATACCCTTTGCCACCACCTCCACCACTGCAACCGCCAACTATCAAGCTCCCTCCCAAGTCGATCCACTATTCAAAGTG GGCTTTGCCGACTGCAAGAGCATCTGTAGTGCCAAGGAGGTGCTGAAATCCTCGGACTGCGAGACGCACACTTCTGCCGCCGCGATGGATGTTTGCAAGCAGAAGAATGTCTGCGAAGAGTTCAAGCGCAAACGCAAAGAAACAAGTGTCCACGACGATGATGGCTCCGATGGAAAGGATGGTGAAGACGAGTGCGAGTGCCGGCTGAAGGATTTGCGATTCAAATGTCTAATGGGTGCACTGGCCGCCCTCCTAGCTGGAGGATTT CTGGCTTGGTTGGTGTCGCGCTTAACGGATGACAGCGAAGCCAAGAGGCAACAGGAAGAGAACGACCGAAACAAACGTAACCTCATATCTGGCTTAGTCACGA GTCCACCCAGTTCCGAATCCCTGCCCAAGCATGTCCCGTACCTGATCATCGGCGGCGGCACCGCTGCTTTCTCCGCTTTCCGGGCCATCAAGTCCAACGATGCTACCGCAAAAGTGCTGATGATCAGCAACGAGTTCCGCAAACCCTACATGCGCCCGCCCCTGTCCAAGGAGCTCTGGTATACGCCCAATCCCAACGAAGATCCCATCAAGGACTATCGCTTTAAGCAGTGGACGGGCTCTGAGAGAAG CTTGTTTTTTGAACCAGATGAGTTCTTCGTAGATCCAGAGAACCTGGCGGACAGCACCAATGGTGGAATATCCGTTGCCCAGGGTTTCGCCGTTAAGAAAGTGGACGCCCAAAAGCGCGTTGTGACGCTAAACGATGGCTATAAGATCGAATACAATACGTGCCTTATCGCCACCGGTTGCTCGCCCAAGAACCTGCCCATGTTCCGCGACGCATCACCGAGTGTACGGGAAAAGGTGATGGTGTATCGTACGCCGGATGACTTTGATCGACTGCGTCGCTTGGCGGCGGAGAAGCGATCCATTACCATTGTGGGCAATGGTTTCATTGGCAGCGAACTGGCCTGCTCCCTGGCGCACTACGCCAAGGAGAACAATGGCGGTAAGGTGTACCAGGTGTTCCAGGAGGATGGCAACATGTCGAGGGTCCTGCCGAAGTACCTTAGCCGTTGGACGATGGCCAAGATGGAAGCTCAGGGCGTTTGCGTCATCCCGAATGCCAGTGTTAAGTCCGCGACACGAGACAACAACAATCTCAAGTTGGAGCTTAACAATGGCATGACCCTTATGTCGGACGTGGTGGTCGTATGTGTGGGCTGCTCCGCCAACACGGAGCTGGCGAGTCCCAGCCATCTGGAGGTGGACCGCAGTTTGGGCGGCTTTGTGGTTAATGCCGAACTGGAGGCTAGAACAAATCTGTATGTGGCGGGAGATGCTTCCTGTTTCTATGATCCGCTGCTGGGCAGACGGCGAGTGGAGCACCATGATCACTCTGTTGTCTCTGGTCGTTTGGCCGGTGAGAACATGACTGGAGCCA AGAAACCGTATCAGCATCAGAGCATGTTCTGGTCGGATTTGGGTCCAGAGATTGGCTACGAGGGTATCGGTCTGGTGGACTCTTCCCTGCCCACAGTCGGTGTATTCGCGTTGCCAACGAATGTGGCCAAGCGGGTGGACAAGCTGCCCGAATCGCCGGAGAATCAAAGCTCAGAAAGTGCACCAACCTCATCCAATGCGTCGGTGGAGAAGAGTGATAAGGATGGTGTTACCTGTAATCCGGATGAATCGGAAAACTATGGAAAAGGTGTAATCTTCTATTTGAAAAACGATAAAGTCGTTGGTATTCTGCTGTGGAATCTTTTCAATCGAATAGGATTAGCTAGGACGATAATTAATCAGAATGCCAAGTACGATGACCTCAACGAGGTGGCCAAACTGTTCGAGATTCATGCGTAG
- the LOC6497426 gene encoding uncharacterized protein LOC6497426: protein MKYRMLNKRKQASPSPVRESDQEVEKQPPPPQQQPQQPTHSALEFEAAAALLMLRYQYDRQICNRIMSYTETRSPTPPPAVADNTTPKDQAIRPPVATQPLKKRSIPSHLLRRSLTPAKSLNSVASTSIVKAKTRTPVPGAERSNNKALLKSCRNMIREFLDNADLI from the coding sequence ATGAAGTACCGCATGTTGAACAAACGCAAGCAGGCATCGCCTTCCCCGGTGAGGGAGTCCGACCAGGAGGTGGAGAagcaaccaccaccaccccagcagcagccacagcaACCCACCCACAGTGCCCTGGAGTTCGAGGCAGCCGCTGCTCTCCTGATGCTACGCTACCAGTACGATCGCCAGATCTGCAATCGCATCATGTCCTACACCGAGACCCGATCTCCAACACCACCGCCCGCTGTGGCCGACAATACTACGCCCAAGGATCAGGCTATACGTCCTCCGGTGGCCACTCAACCGCTGAAGAAGCGCTCCATACCATCACATCTGCTCCGACGATCACTGACCCCGGCCAAGTCCCTGAATTCGGTGGCCAGTACCTCGATAGTGAAGGCCAAGACCAGGACTCCGGTGCCCGGAGCTGagcgcagcaacaacaaggcACTGCTGAAGTCCTGCCGGAATATGATACGCGAGTTTTTGGACAACGCCGatcttatttaa
- the LOC26515394 gene encoding uncharacterized protein LOC26515394 produces the protein MLQLGILLIFACIACHLKGSLADRRDTTASVCVVLNPPRDCGDFCLTALKRILDYSTGFRSFPSGQAHLKESLMDPEVSIESKIKALEPFGLSENNEVDINNPEGQQKNLRETMLKLQKFLETTERELGGKDPQLPLSYLINSIQARVPRHTETIHSKYFYINNSTQNNSANTCNQIGGYLLRLKNLEELNAIKEKLYEYNIYWLNINF, from the coding sequence atgttGCAGCTCGggattttattaattttcgcCTGTATTGCTTGTCATTTGAAAGGATCCTTGGCAGATCGTCGGGACACGACAGCATCGGTATGTGTTGTCCTGAACCCACCCCGAGATTGTGGAGACTTCTGCCTGACAGCCTTGAAACGGATATTGGATTATAGTACGGGTTTTCGAAGTTTCCCGAGTGGTCAGGCTCATTTGAAGGAATCCTTGATGGATCCTGAGGTGTCTATAGAATCCAAAATAAAGGCCTTGGAACCCTTTGGACTTTCCGAAAATAATGAGGTAGACATAAACAATCCGGAAGGTCAACAGAAAAACCTTCGAGAAACTATGTTAAAACTTCAAAAATTTCTGGAAACCACGGAAAGAGAACTTGGTGGAAAGGACCCTCAATTGCCACTgtcatatttaataaattcaattcaaGCAAGAGTTCCTAGACATACGGAAACCATCCATTCGAAATATTTCTATATTAATAACTCTACACAAAATAATTCAGCAAACACTTGTAACCAAATAGGAGGATACTTGTTAAGGTTGAAGAACTTGGAGGAACTGAATGCCATAAAGGAAAAACTATATGAATATAATATCTACTggttaaatattaatttctaA
- the LOC6497425 gene encoding putative apoptosis-inducing factor 1, mitochondrial isoform X2 codes for MSILSVRYLAQKFIRQANILANRRVLGPTYQRSPPAYAHLRSAHSSLYQMGFADCKSICSAKEVLKSSDCETHTSAAAMDVCKQKNVCEEFKRKRKETSVHDDDGSDGKDGEDECECRLKDLRFKCLMGALAALLAGGFLAWLVSRLTDDSEAKRQQEENDRNKRNLISGLVTSPPSSESLPKHVPYLIIGGGTAAFSAFRAIKSNDATAKVLMISNEFRKPYMRPPLSKELWYTPNPNEDPIKDYRFKQWTGSERSLFFEPDEFFVDPENLADSTNGGISVAQGFAVKKVDAQKRVVTLNDGYKIEYNTCLIATGCSPKNLPMFRDASPSVREKVMVYRTPDDFDRLRRLAAEKRSITIVGNGFIGSELACSLAHYAKENNGGKVYQVFQEDGNMSRVLPKYLSRWTMAKMEAQGVCVIPNASVKSATRDNNNLKLELNNGMTLMSDVVVVCVGCSANTELASPSHLEVDRSLGGFVVNAELEARTNLYVAGDASCFYDPLLGRRRVEHHDHSVVSGRLAGENMTGAKKPYQHQSMFWSDLGPEIGYEGIGLVDSSLPTVGVFALPTNVAKRVDKLPESPENQSSESAPTSSNASVEKSDKDGVTCNPDESENYGKGVIFYLKNDKVVGILLWNLFNRIGLARTIINQNAKYDDLNEVAKLFEIHA; via the exons ATGAGTATTTTGAGTGTGCGCTATCTGGCCCAGAAGTTCATCCGCCAGGCGAACATATTGGCCAACAGGCGGGTACTGGGTCCCACATATCAGCGTTCGCCACCGGCATACG cTCATCTACGGTCGGCACACAGCAGCCTGTATCAAATG GGCTTTGCCGACTGCAAGAGCATCTGTAGTGCCAAGGAGGTGCTGAAATCCTCGGACTGCGAGACGCACACTTCTGCCGCCGCGATGGATGTTTGCAAGCAGAAGAATGTCTGCGAAGAGTTCAAGCGCAAACGCAAAGAAACAAGTGTCCACGACGATGATGGCTCCGATGGAAAGGATGGTGAAGACGAGTGCGAGTGCCGGCTGAAGGATTTGCGATTCAAATGTCTAATGGGTGCACTGGCCGCCCTCCTAGCTGGAGGATTT CTGGCTTGGTTGGTGTCGCGCTTAACGGATGACAGCGAAGCCAAGAGGCAACAGGAAGAGAACGACCGAAACAAACGTAACCTCATATCTGGCTTAGTCACGA GTCCACCCAGTTCCGAATCCCTGCCCAAGCATGTCCCGTACCTGATCATCGGCGGCGGCACCGCTGCTTTCTCCGCTTTCCGGGCCATCAAGTCCAACGATGCTACCGCAAAAGTGCTGATGATCAGCAACGAGTTCCGCAAACCCTACATGCGCCCGCCCCTGTCCAAGGAGCTCTGGTATACGCCCAATCCCAACGAAGATCCCATCAAGGACTATCGCTTTAAGCAGTGGACGGGCTCTGAGAGAAG CTTGTTTTTTGAACCAGATGAGTTCTTCGTAGATCCAGAGAACCTGGCGGACAGCACCAATGGTGGAATATCCGTTGCCCAGGGTTTCGCCGTTAAGAAAGTGGACGCCCAAAAGCGCGTTGTGACGCTAAACGATGGCTATAAGATCGAATACAATACGTGCCTTATCGCCACCGGTTGCTCGCCCAAGAACCTGCCCATGTTCCGCGACGCATCACCGAGTGTACGGGAAAAGGTGATGGTGTATCGTACGCCGGATGACTTTGATCGACTGCGTCGCTTGGCGGCGGAGAAGCGATCCATTACCATTGTGGGCAATGGTTTCATTGGCAGCGAACTGGCCTGCTCCCTGGCGCACTACGCCAAGGAGAACAATGGCGGTAAGGTGTACCAGGTGTTCCAGGAGGATGGCAACATGTCGAGGGTCCTGCCGAAGTACCTTAGCCGTTGGACGATGGCCAAGATGGAAGCTCAGGGCGTTTGCGTCATCCCGAATGCCAGTGTTAAGTCCGCGACACGAGACAACAACAATCTCAAGTTGGAGCTTAACAATGGCATGACCCTTATGTCGGACGTGGTGGTCGTATGTGTGGGCTGCTCCGCCAACACGGAGCTGGCGAGTCCCAGCCATCTGGAGGTGGACCGCAGTTTGGGCGGCTTTGTGGTTAATGCCGAACTGGAGGCTAGAACAAATCTGTATGTGGCGGGAGATGCTTCCTGTTTCTATGATCCGCTGCTGGGCAGACGGCGAGTGGAGCACCATGATCACTCTGTTGTCTCTGGTCGTTTGGCCGGTGAGAACATGACTGGAGCCA AGAAACCGTATCAGCATCAGAGCATGTTCTGGTCGGATTTGGGTCCAGAGATTGGCTACGAGGGTATCGGTCTGGTGGACTCTTCCCTGCCCACAGTCGGTGTATTCGCGTTGCCAACGAATGTGGCCAAGCGGGTGGACAAGCTGCCCGAATCGCCGGAGAATCAAAGCTCAGAAAGTGCACCAACCTCATCCAATGCGTCGGTGGAGAAGAGTGATAAGGATGGTGTTACCTGTAATCCGGATGAATCGGAAAACTATGGAAAAGGTGTAATCTTCTATTTGAAAAACGATAAAGTCGTTGGTATTCTGCTGTGGAATCTTTTCAATCGAATAGGATTAGCTAGGACGATAATTAATCAGAATGCCAAGTACGATGACCTCAACGAGGTGGCCAAACTGTTCGAGATTCATGCGTAG